GCGCCACCCCGCGACGCGGGAGACGGTGGACGCGCGGATGCACTACGCGAAGATGAAGGGGAGCGAGGTCTTCAAGGTCGCCGTCCGCATGTTCGTGGACTGCACGGAGCGCATCCTCGAGCGCAACGGCTTCACGACCGACGACGTGAGCCTCTTCATCCCCCACCAGGCCAATCTCCGGATCATCGAGGCCGCGGCCAAGCGCGTGGGGCTCCCGATGGAGCGCGTGTTCATCAACGTGGACCGCTACGGCAACACGGGCGCCGCGTCCGTCTACGTCGCGCTCGAGGAGGCGCTGGCCGCCGGGCGCGTGAAGCGGGGCGACCTGATCCTGCTCGCGGCCTTCGGCGGCGGCTTCGCCTGGGGCGCAACCCTCGTTCGCTGGTGACGCCCGCGGCGTCATGAGCATCGCGTTCCTGTTCCCCGGTCAGGGGTCACAGGCGGTCGGCATGGGCCGCGCGTTCTACGATTCGTCGCCGGGGGCGAAGGCCGTCTTCGAGGAGGCGAACGACGCGCTCGGCTTCGACCTGAGGAGGCTCGCGTTCGAGGGCCCCGAGGCCGAGCTCGCGCTCACCGCCAACACCCAGCCCGCCGTGCTCGCGGCGTCGGTCGCGGCGGCCGTGGCGTGCGCCGAGCGCGGGCTCCGGCCGGCGATCGCGGCGGGCCACAGCCTCGGCGAATACTCGGCGCTGGTCGCCGCCGGCGGGCTCAGGTTCGCCGACGCCGTGCGCGTCGTGCGCAAGCGCGGTCAGTTCATGCAGGAGGTGGTGCCGGTCGGGACCGGCGCGATGGCCGCCATCATGGGGCTCGAGCTCGGCGACGTCGAGCGTCTCTGCGCCGAGGCCGCGAGGGGCGAGGTCGTCGAGGTCGCGAACGTGAACTCCGCGCAGCAGATCGTCGTCGCCGGCCACCGCGCGGCGGTCGAGCGCGCGGTGGCCCTCGCCGGGGAGCGCGGCGGCAGGAAGAGCGTCGTGCTTCCCGTGAGCGCGCCCTTCCACTGCGCGCTCATGAGCCCCGCCGCGGCGCGTCTCTCGGGCGAGCTCGAGTCGATCGCCGTGGCCGACCCGAAGATCCCCGTCGTCCGGAACGCGGACGCGGGTGTGACGCGGACGGCCGCGGAGGTGCGGCCGTTCCTCGTGCGCCAGGTCGCGAGCCCGGTGCGGTGGACCGAGTGCGTCGGGCGGCTGGCGGCGGAGGGGGCGACGGCCTTCGTCGAGGTGGGACCCGGGCGCGTCCTCACCGCGCTGCTCAAGCGTGTCCTGGACGGGTCGCGGGGGCTCTCGGTCGAGGATCCCGCGGGCCTGGACAAGGCCCTCGCGGCCCTCGAGGCCGCGCGGTGACGCCCCCGCTCGACGGCAAGGTCGCCATCGTCACCGGTGGGAGCCGCGGCATCGGCCTGGCGATCGCCGCGTTGCTGGCCGAGGACGGCGCGGCCGTGGTAGTCTCGGGCCGCGACGCCGACCGGCTGCAGCGCGCGGTGAAGGATCTGGAGGCGCAGGGGCGCGCGGCGCTCGCGGTCGTCGCAGACGCGGCGAGCCGCGCGGAGTGCGACCGGCTGGTCGACGCGGCCCGCGAGCGGTTCGGGCGCGTCGACATCCTCGTGAACAACGCCGGCATCACGCGCGACGGGCTCCTCGTACGCATGAAGGACGAGGACTGGGACCGCGTCCTGGACGTGAACCTCCGCGGCGCGTTCCACATGACGCGCGCGGTGACCAAGGCGATGGTCCGGCAGAAGAGCGGCGGGCGGGTCATCAACATCACCTCGGCGGCGGGCGCGATGGGCAACGCGGGACAGGCGAACTACTCCGCGGCGAAGGCGGGGCTCATCGGCTTCACCAAGGCGGCGGCGCGCGAGCTCGCCCACTGGGCGATCCTCGTCAACGCCGTCGCGCCGGGCCTGATCGAGACCGACATGGCGGCGGCGCTGCCGGCGGAGGCGCGCGAGGCGCTGCTGGCGCAGGTGCCGCTCAAGCGCATCGGCACCGCGCGCGAGGTGGCCGAAATGGTACGATTCCTCGCCGGGGACGGGGCGGCCTACGTCACGGGCCAGGTCTTCCACGTCAACGGCGGGCTGTACATGTAGCGCATCCCAACGAGCGGAGGTGACGAGTTCATGGCGAAGTCGGTGGAGGAGAAGGTGAAGGAGATCATCGTCGAGCAGCTCGGGGTGGAAGAGGACGAGGTCACTCCGAACGCGAAGTTCATCGAGGACCTGGGCGCGGACTCGCTGGACACGGTGGAGCTCGTCATGGCTCTCGAGGAGCACTTCGACATCCAGATCCCCGACGAGGACGCCGAGAAGATCGTGACCGTCGGCGACGCGGTCCAGTACATCAAGGACAATTCGTGATAGCGCGCCTGTCGCAGGCCACCCACGGACTCACTCAGGCTCGCCTCGGGCGTCGAACGCCCTGCGGCCTCGCACCGCCACGCCGGCCTCGCGGCACCCGATAGATGGACACGCGGCGGGTCGTCGTCACCGGGCTCGGGGCGCTCACGCCGGTCGGCAACACGGCCGAGGAGTTCTGGTCGGCCCTCAAGCAGGCGCGGTCGGGCGTGGGCCCGATCACGAAGTTCGACGCGTCCGTCAAGAACGCCCAGGGCGAGTACGCGTACCCGACGCGGATCGCGGGCGAGGTGAAGAACTTCGACCCGCTGCAGTACGTGGACAAGAAGGAGGCGCGGCGGCTCGACCCGTTCCTGCAATACGCGATGGCCTGCGGCGTGATGGCGGTCGAGGACGCCGGCCTGGACACGACGAAGGTGGACGGCACGCGCTTCGGCGTGCTGATCGGCTCGGGGATCGGCGGCATCCAGACCCTGCTCGCGACCCACGATACGCTGAACGAGAAGGGGCCGGACCGGGTCTCGCCCTTCTTCATCCCGATGATGATCGTCAACATGGCGTCGGGCCTCGTCTCCATGCGCTTCGGCGCGAAGGGGCCGAACTCGGCGGTGATCACCGCCTGCGCG
This genomic stretch from Candidatus Methylomirabilota bacterium harbors:
- the fabD gene encoding ACP S-malonyltransferase; protein product: MSIAFLFPGQGSQAVGMGRAFYDSSPGAKAVFEEANDALGFDLRRLAFEGPEAELALTANTQPAVLAASVAAAVACAERGLRPAIAAGHSLGEYSALVAAGGLRFADAVRVVRKRGQFMQEVVPVGTGAMAAIMGLELGDVERLCAEAARGEVVEVANVNSAQQIVVAGHRAAVERAVALAGERGGRKSVVLPVSAPFHCALMSPAAARLSGELESIAVADPKIPVVRNADAGVTRTAAEVRPFLVRQVASPVRWTECVGRLAAEGATAFVEVGPGRVLTALLKRVLDGSRGLSVEDPAGLDKALAALEAAR
- the fabG gene encoding 3-oxoacyl-[acyl-carrier-protein] reductase; this encodes MTPPLDGKVAIVTGGSRGIGLAIAALLAEDGAAVVVSGRDADRLQRAVKDLEAQGRAALAVVADAASRAECDRLVDAARERFGRVDILVNNAGITRDGLLVRMKDEDWDRVLDVNLRGAFHMTRAVTKAMVRQKSGGRVINITSAAGAMGNAGQANYSAAKAGLIGFTKAAARELAHWAILVNAVAPGLIETDMAAALPAEAREALLAQVPLKRIGTAREVAEMVRFLAGDGAAYVTGQVFHVNGGLYM
- the acpP gene encoding acyl carrier protein; protein product: MAKSVEEKVKEIIVEQLGVEEDEVTPNAKFIEDLGADSLDTVELVMALEEHFDIQIPDEDAEKIVTVGDAVQYIKDNS